Proteins from one Paracoccus aminovorans genomic window:
- a CDS encoding potassium transporter Kup, with translation MASLDTPLSDSAMRRPGLLPLSLAALGVVYGDIGTSPLYAFREAMLAAGARHGGVAREDVLGVLSLIVWALVLVVTVKYVLILLRADNQGEGGTLSLLALAQRAMGRQNRAVLVLGLMGAALFYGDAAITPAISVLSAIEGLKLVTPGVDPFIEPIAIAIIIALFLVQNHGTEAVARFFGPVMLVWFMVMAAGGIHWTLQDPEVLAALNPVHALRFLMDNGKLGLIVLGAVFLAVTGAEALYADMGHFGRKPIQLAWLFMAFPALLLTYFGQGALVLSRPETMANPFFHLFPAWALLPVVILATLATIIASQAVITGAYSLTRQAVQLRMLPRMKIRHTSDEHQGQIYMPGVNRWLMLAVLALVMLFGSSSSLASAYGISVTGTMVITALLAMIVAWKHWKLPLWLAVAMMLPFLVLDVTFLGANLMKIGDGGYVPLGIAAAMLVTMASWMRGTAIVLAKDREAELPLAALLAQIQKSESIAPVPGTAVFLTSTPDLAPSALLHSLKHFKSLHEQNVILTITTAEVPHVPASDRVRIEDLDDRFRRVALVYGYAEEPDVPRALLQCRRQGWKFDIMATSFILSRRRLRISTRSRMPSWQGKLYIALSRNAAAASDYFRIPAGRVVEIGAQMNI, from the coding sequence ATGGCAAGTCTCGATACCCCTCTGTCCGACAGCGCGATGCGCCGCCCCGGGCTTCTGCCGCTGTCGCTGGCCGCGCTGGGGGTCGTCTATGGCGACATCGGCACCTCGCCGCTTTACGCCTTCCGCGAGGCGATGCTGGCCGCCGGCGCCCGTCACGGCGGCGTGGCGCGCGAGGACGTGCTGGGCGTGCTGTCGCTGATCGTCTGGGCGCTGGTGCTGGTGGTGACGGTGAAATACGTGCTGATCCTGCTGCGCGCCGACAACCAGGGCGAGGGCGGCACGCTGTCGCTGCTGGCGCTGGCGCAGCGCGCCATGGGGCGGCAGAACCGGGCGGTTCTGGTGCTGGGGCTGATGGGCGCGGCGCTGTTCTACGGCGATGCGGCGATCACCCCGGCGATCTCGGTGCTGTCGGCCATCGAGGGGCTGAAGCTGGTCACCCCCGGCGTCGATCCGTTCATCGAGCCCATCGCCATCGCCATCATCATCGCCCTGTTCCTGGTCCAGAACCACGGCACCGAGGCCGTGGCGCGCTTCTTCGGCCCGGTGATGCTGGTCTGGTTCATGGTCATGGCCGCCGGCGGCATCCACTGGACGCTCCAGGACCCCGAGGTGCTGGCGGCGCTGAACCCTGTGCACGCCCTGCGCTTCCTGATGGACAACGGCAAGCTGGGCCTGATCGTGCTGGGCGCGGTGTTCCTGGCGGTGACCGGGGCCGAGGCGCTTTACGCCGACATGGGCCATTTCGGCCGCAAGCCGATCCAGCTGGCCTGGCTGTTCATGGCCTTCCCCGCCCTGCTGCTGACCTATTTCGGCCAGGGCGCGCTGGTGCTGTCGCGGCCCGAGACGATGGCGAACCCGTTCTTCCACCTGTTCCCGGCCTGGGCGCTGCTGCCGGTGGTGATCCTGGCGACGCTGGCCACGATCATCGCCAGCCAGGCGGTGATCACCGGCGCCTATTCGCTGACCCGGCAGGCCGTGCAGCTGCGCATGCTGCCGCGCATGAAGATCCGCCATACCTCGGACGAGCATCAGGGCCAGATCTACATGCCCGGCGTGAACCGCTGGCTGATGCTGGCGGTGCTGGCGCTGGTGATGCTCTTCGGCTCGTCCTCCAGCCTGGCCTCGGCCTATGGCATCAGCGTGACCGGGACCATGGTCATCACCGCGCTGCTGGCGATGATCGTGGCCTGGAAGCACTGGAAACTGCCACTGTGGCTGGCGGTGGCGATGATGCTGCCGTTCCTGGTGCTGGACGTGACCTTCCTGGGCGCGAACCTGATGAAGATCGGCGACGGCGGCTATGTGCCGCTGGGCATCGCCGCGGCCATGCTGGTCACCATGGCCAGCTGGATGCGCGGCACCGCCATCGTGCTGGCCAAGGACCGCGAGGCCGAGCTGCCCTTGGCGGCGCTGCTGGCGCAGATCCAGAAATCCGAATCGATCGCGCCGGTGCCGGGCACGGCGGTGTTCCTGACCTCGACGCCGGACCTCGCGCCCTCGGCGCTGCTGCACAGCCTCAAGCATTTCAAGTCGCTGCACGAGCAGAACGTGATACTGACCATCACCACCGCCGAGGTGCCCCATGTCCCCGCCTCGGACCGGGTGCGGATCGAGGACCTGGACGACCGCTTCCGCCGTGTCGCGCTGGTCTATGGCTATGCCGAGGAACCGGACGTGCCGCGGGCACTGCTGCAATGCCGCCGCCAGGGCTGGAAGTTCGACATCATGGCGACCTCGTTCATCCTGTCGCGGCGGCGGCTGCGGATCTCGACCCGCTCGCGCATGCCCAGCTGGCAGGGCAAGCTCTATATCGCGCTGTCGCGCAACGCCGCCGCGGCCTCGGACTATTTCCGCATCCCGGCCGGGCGCGTGGTCGAGATCGGGGCGCAGATGAACATCTAG
- a CDS encoding DUF4118 domain-containing protein, whose product MDKRRAMAPDPAMDSPDPHRLPPDDRRWSTAPRLGGLLGAALLLGLVTLGAARLHHFLPENVSILLFLTAVLVSAAAFGFWVGIASALGAIAAFNFLFVEPHFTLLIARPQDLVTLAVFLLAAGLTGILAGRLREQVDAAKGRAAALEVVSRVSGDLAGAASTEDVARIALRHLHDLSQGPAAALASQDGQLRLLAAEPRGYLPEASDLDAADVAFRRGRAELAAARGWSGARLSFYPLGAGGARRLVLGHARLAPERRDRDWRETGIEVVLRQAEQALQRLALAEAAEAERRRAAAEETRAALLASLSHDLRTPLATILGAVTTLRELGATLPPASQADLLAAIEEESGRLARYVEKLLQLTRLQSGIAAQMAWVDAGDVVQAAVARARRSWPQAQIAAELAPLPMIRAEAGLLEQAVFNLVENAVKYAPGPIRVTGAVEGEELVLTVADGGRGLPPAIAAWLASDQAVGAPPGTGLGLPICKGIARALGGRMTAAPGGTALAIWLPVPRPEAGSGA is encoded by the coding sequence ATGGACAAGCGCCGCGCCATGGCGCCAGATCCGGCCATGGACAGTCCGGATCCGCACCGTCTGCCGCCCGACGACCGCCGCTGGAGCACCGCGCCGCGGCTGGGCGGCCTGCTGGGTGCGGCGCTGCTGCTGGGGCTGGTGACCTTGGGCGCCGCGCGGCTGCATCATTTCCTGCCCGAGAACGTCTCGATCCTGCTGTTCCTGACCGCGGTCCTGGTCAGCGCCGCCGCCTTCGGCTTCTGGGTCGGCATCGCCAGCGCTCTGGGCGCCATCGCCGCTTTCAACTTCCTGTTCGTCGAGCCGCATTTCACCCTGCTCATCGCCCGGCCGCAGGACCTGGTGACGCTGGCGGTCTTTCTGCTGGCGGCCGGCCTGACCGGCATTCTGGCGGGGCGTTTGCGCGAGCAGGTCGATGCCGCCAAGGGCCGGGCGGCGGCGCTTGAGGTGGTGTCGCGGGTCAGCGGCGACCTGGCCGGCGCCGCCAGCACCGAGGACGTGGCCCGCATCGCGCTGCGCCATCTGCACGACCTGTCGCAGGGACCGGCGGCGGCGCTGGCGTCGCAGGACGGCCAGCTGCGCCTGCTGGCGGCCGAGCCCCGGGGCTATCTGCCCGAGGCCAGCGATCTGGACGCCGCCGATGTGGCCTTTCGCCGCGGCCGGGCCGAACTGGCCGCCGCCCGCGGCTGGAGCGGCGCGCGGCTGAGTTTCTATCCGCTGGGCGCCGGCGGTGCGCGGCGGCTGGTGCTGGGCCACGCCCGGCTGGCCCCCGAACGGCGCGACCGGGATTGGCGCGAGACCGGGATCGAGGTGGTGCTGCGCCAGGCCGAGCAGGCCTTGCAGCGGCTTGCCCTGGCCGAGGCGGCCGAGGCCGAGCGCCGCCGCGCGGCGGCGGAAGAGACCCGGGCGGCGCTGCTCGCCTCGCTGTCGCACGACCTGCGCACGCCGCTGGCGACCATCCTGGGCGCGGTGACGACGCTGCGCGAACTGGGCGCGACACTGCCGCCGGCCTCGCAGGCCGACCTGCTGGCCGCCATCGAGGAGGAATCCGGCCGGCTGGCGCGCTATGTCGAGAAGCTGCTGCAACTGACCCGGCTGCAATCGGGGATCGCGGCGCAGATGGCCTGGGTCGATGCCGGCGATGTGGTGCAGGCGGCGGTGGCGCGGGCGCGGCGTAGCTGGCCGCAGGCGCAGATCGCGGCGGAACTGGCACCGCTGCCGATGATCCGGGCCGAGGCCGGGCTGCTGGAGCAGGCCGTCTTCAACCTGGTCGAGAACGCGGTGAAATACGCGCCCGGCCCGATCCGCGTCACTGGTGCGGTCGAGGGCGAGGAACTGGTGCTGACGGTCGCGGACGGCGGGCGCGGGCTGCCGCCGGCCATCGCGGCATGGCTGGCCTCGGACCAGGCGGTGGGGGCGCCGCCGGGCACCGGGCTGGGCCTGCCGATCTGCAAGGGCATCGCCCGGGCGCTGGGCGGGCGGATGACGGCGGCCCCTGGCGGGACGGCGCTGGCGATCTGGCTGCCGGTTCCGCGGCCGGAGGCCGGAAGCGGCGCATGA